The following proteins are co-located in the Engraulis encrasicolus isolate BLACKSEA-1 chromosome 2, IST_EnEncr_1.0, whole genome shotgun sequence genome:
- the LOC134463627 gene encoding uncharacterized protein LOC134463627, whose translation MSKAKEAERKSEDGKGDDKTKSEKEDELGPDLPELRLVLIGKTGAGKSASGNTILGNRIFTSELSASSVTLVCEQGCVEMTEGADKGEEDENTQAKKQRLVVVDMPGFGDTRLDAGQVHAEIAKCVTLSAPGPHAFLLVIPLGRYTEDEGKAAREMAQVFGEGALRHHTLILFTRGDDLEGRALKEYLEGTVSAELRALLEMCGGRHHVLNNRDPNNREQVRVLLEKVQKMVEANGGGCYTSAMFQEAEAAILEEQERLMRERGQGEGEEEEEAAAEDTKEPPQQEMVVKRRRRDLEEGEQPAAQWGTAPQSGRSQKSDLEDVTLGEEEAHRWRQERWVEERNMDMWSLLQDRTQRWRARRRARGQSHRQSFRSALARVRREAALSRKVLDKVKVLVAAGATGMAVGVVFGAAAPFAVAAGASVMGNTVGLAAGQLAGMSAAGGASMGKAVGAIVAAATGNTAVALGAATGGVLGGSVGAIAGAEAESPGEAALEALGQVSVIGAGVMGVAAGVGGAMGAGAALSAGLGASAVAGAEMSTGAAAATAAVANTSAVAGPQAVACAGGASGALQAVGAPAAVAAPAPSGAVCASEVFANMGATARIMTAVAEIGKAAAGIALAGGLVVKVVKEKVRCGTGTAEANYTEKKSYEIYWNK comes from the exons ATGTCCAAGGCAAAGGAAGCAG AAAGGAAATCTGAAGATGGAAAAGGAGATGACAAGAccaagagtgagaaagaggacGAACTGGGACCTGACCTGCCAGAGTTGAGACTGGTCCTAATTGGAAAGACTGGCGCTGGAAAGAGTGCCTCGGGCAATACTATTCTTGGCAATAGGATCTTCACATCAGAGCTTAGCGCCAGCTCCGTTACCTTGGTCTGCGAGCAAGGATGTGTGGAGATGACGGAAGGGGCAGATAAGGGAGAAGAAGATGAAAATACACAAGCCAAAAAACAGAGGCTGGTGGTAGTCGATATGCCTGGCTTTGGTGACACGCGTCTGGACGCAGGCCAGGTCCACGCTGAAATAGCCAAGTGCGTAACACTATCGGCCCCGGGGCCCCATGCCTTCCTGTTGGTGATCCCCTTGGGCCGCTACACGGAGGACGAGGGCAAAGCGGCCAGGGAGATGGCCCAGGTGTTTGGGGAGGGCGCCCTGCGGCACCACACGCTGATCCTCTTCACTCGCGGGGACGACCTGGAAGGGAGAGCCCTGAAGGAGTACCTGGAAGGCACCGTTTCGGCCGAGCTGAGGGCCCTGTTGGAGATGTGTGGCGGCAGACACCACGTGCTCAACAACCGCGACCCAAACAACCGAGAGCAGGTCCGCGTGCTCCTTGAGAAGGTCCAGAAGATGGTGGAAGCCAACGGGGGAGGCTGCTACACCAGCGCCATGTTCCAGGAGGCCGAGGCGGCCATCCTTGAGGAGCAGGAGAGGCTgatgagggagagggggcagggagaaggagaggaggaggaggaggccgccgCTGAAGACACCAAGGAGCCTCCCCAGCAGGAGATGGTCGTGAAGAGGAGGCGACGGGAcctggaggagggagagcagCCAGCAGCACAGTGGGGCACAGCCCCACAGTCTGGCAGATCCCAGAAGAGTGACCTGGAGGATGTGACACtaggggaggaggaggcgcaTAGATGGAGAcaagagagatgggtggaggagaggaacatGGATATGTGGTCCCTGTTGCAGGACAGGACCCAGAGATGGAGGGCCAGGCGGAGAGCCAGGGGCCAGAGCCATCGCCAGTCCTTCAGGTCAGCGCTGGCGCGGGTACGACGGGAGGCCGCGCTCTCCAGGAAGGTTCTGGACAAGGTGAAGGTCCTGGTGGCGGCGGGAGCCACAGGCATGGCCGTGGGGGTAGTGTTCGGAGCCGCCGCACCCTTCGCCGTGGCCGCTGGCGCCTCCGTGATGGGCAACACGGTTGGGCTGGCAGCAGGACAGCTGGCCGGCATGTCGGCGGCCGGAGGAGCTTCAATGGGCAAGGCTGTTGGGGCGATAGTGGCTGCAGCCACGGGCAACACAGCAGTGGCTCTGGGCGCCGCCACCGGAGGCGTGTTGGGAGGCTCGGTGGGAGCCATAGCCGGGGCTGAAGCAGAGAGCCCTGGAGAGGCTGCCCTGGAGGCCCTGGGGCAGGTGAGCGTGATCGGGGCAGGTGTGATGGGGGTGGCGGCCGGGGTCGGGGGTGCCATGGGGGCAGGGGCTGCCCTGAGCGCCGGCCTTGGCGCCAGTGCAGTCGCAGGTGCCGAGATGTCCACAGGGGCGGCTGCAGCAACAGCGGCGGTGGCCAACACCTCAGCGGTGGCGGGTCCACAGGCAGTAGCCTGTGCAGGAGGTGCATCTGGGGCTCTGCAAGCTGTTGGCGCTCCGGCTGCAGTGGCAGCACCAGCTCCATCGggggctgtgtgtgcgtctgaggtGTTTGCTAACATGGGGGCCACCGCACGCATCATGACGGCCGTGGCAGAGATCGGGAAGGCAGCAGCTGGCATCGCCCTAGCGGGAGGcctggtggtgaaggtggtgaaGGAGAAGGTGCGCTGTGGCACGGGCACCGCAGAGGCCAACTACACCGAGAAGAAGTCCTATGAGATTTactggaataaataa